One window of Streptococcus suis genomic DNA carries:
- the manA gene encoding mannose-6-phosphate isomerase, class I: MAQPLFLNSVMQEKIWGGNRLETEFGYEIPSQTTGEFWAISAHPNGVSVVANGDYKGTPLDKLYAERRDLFGDSDSPFFPLLTKILDANDWLSVQVHPDDSYALEHEGELGKTECWYVIAADEGAEIIYGHEAKSRQELAQMIEDKEWDRLLTHVPVKTGDFFYVPSGTMHAIGKGIMILETQQSSDTTYRVYDFDRKDDVGNLRDLHIQQSIDVLTIGEPANSHPDTIEAGALRATTYVSNEFFTVYKWEIEDAVIFKKQAPYYLVSVLDGVGELQVDGQVYEIEKGSHFILPSNVLEWEFSGQLEMIVSHP, from the coding sequence ATGGCACAACCATTATTTTTAAACTCCGTCATGCAGGAAAAAATCTGGGGTGGGAATCGTTTAGAGACTGAATTCGGTTATGAAATTCCCAGCCAGACGACCGGTGAATTTTGGGCCATTTCGGCTCATCCCAACGGCGTTTCCGTCGTAGCCAATGGCGATTACAAGGGTACTCCCTTGGACAAGTTATATGCTGAGCGTCGTGATTTATTTGGCGACAGTGACAGCCCCTTTTTTCCGCTTTTGACCAAAATTCTGGATGCCAATGATTGGTTGTCTGTTCAGGTTCATCCGGACGATAGCTATGCCTTAGAGCATGAGGGCGAATTGGGAAAGACTGAGTGCTGGTATGTGATTGCGGCGGATGAGGGGGCTGAGATTATCTACGGTCACGAGGCCAAGAGCCGTCAAGAATTGGCCCAGATGATTGAGGACAAGGAGTGGGATAGATTGTTGACCCATGTGCCGGTCAAGACAGGTGACTTTTTCTATGTGCCAAGCGGGACCATGCACGCTATCGGCAAGGGAATTATGATTTTGGAAACCCAGCAGTCCAGCGACACGACCTATCGGGTCTATGATTTTGACCGTAAGGATGATGTTGGCAACCTCCGTGACCTCCATATCCAGCAGTCTATTGATGTTCTGACCATTGGTGAGCCAGCAAACAGCCACCCCGATACTATTGAAGCTGGGGCGTTGAGGGCCACAACTTATGTCAGCAATGAATTTTTCACGGTTTACAAGTGGGAAATCGAGGATGCGGTCATTTTCAAAAAACAAGCTCCCTACTATCTAGTCAGCGTCCTTGATGGTGTAGGCGAATTGCAGGTTGATGGTCAAGTCTACGAGATTGAAAAAGGAAGCCACTTTATTTTGCCAAGCAATGTGCTGGAATGGGAATTTTCAGGGCAATTGGAAATGATAGTTAGTCATCCATAG
- the secA gene encoding preprotein translocase subunit SecA → MVRNMLRSIIENDKGEQRKLEKMADKVFSYADAMEALTDEQLQAKTQEFRDRLAKGETLDELLYEAFAVVREGARRVLGLYPYKVQVMGGIVLHNGDVPEMRTGEGKTLTATMPVYLNALTGEGVHVVTVNEYLSTRDATEMGELYSWLGLSVGINLAAKSPFEKREAYNCDITYSTNSEIGFDYLRDNMVVRAEDMVQRPLNYALVDEVDSILIDEARTPLIVSGPQGSETNQLYFLADKLVKSLDRDDYIIDVPSKTIGLADSGIDKAEKFFKLDNLYDIENVAITHFLDNALRANYIMTYDVDYLVNEEQEVMIIDPFTGRTMEGRRYSDGLHQAIEAKEGVPVQNESKTSASITYQNLFRMYKKLSGMTGTGKTEEEEFREIYNIRIIPIPTNRPIQRIDHEDLLYPNLEYKFNAVVRDVKERYQKGQPVLVGTVAVETSDLISQKLVAAGVPHEVLNAKNHYREAQIIMNAGQRGAVTIATNMAGRGTDIKLGPGVRELGGLCVIGTERHESRRIDNQLRGRSGRQGDPGESQFYLSLEDDLMKRFGSERIKAFMERMNLSEEESVIKSGMLTRQVEAAQKRVEGNNYDSRKQVLQYDDVMREQREIIYSQRHDVITAERDLGPEIRSMIQRTIERLIDSHKSFSREEALDSILKFAHANLVDEESLRLSDLEDLSYGEIADELYDRAIAVYDSQLAKLKDEDRIREFQKVLILRVVDNKWTDHIDALDQLRNAVSLRGYAQNNPIVEYQSEAFTMFNDMIGSIEFDVTRLMMKAQIHDNIERERAAHEAHTTAVKNIIPPTRAVPKEAFEGVDRNAPCPCASGKKFKNCHGRQ, encoded by the coding sequence ATGGTTAGAAATATGCTCCGCTCCATTATTGAAAATGATAAGGGTGAGCAAAGAAAATTAGAAAAAATGGCGGACAAGGTTTTCTCTTATGCAGATGCCATGGAAGCCTTGACGGATGAGCAGTTGCAGGCCAAGACGCAGGAGTTTAGGGACCGCCTTGCCAAAGGTGAAACCTTGGATGAACTCCTCTATGAAGCCTTTGCCGTTGTTCGTGAGGGTGCGCGTCGTGTCCTGGGTCTCTATCCTTACAAGGTTCAGGTCATGGGTGGTATCGTTCTCCACAATGGTGACGTTCCAGAGATGCGTACTGGTGAAGGGAAGACCTTGACGGCGACTATGCCGGTTTACCTCAACGCCCTGACAGGTGAAGGGGTACATGTAGTAACGGTCAATGAGTACCTTTCTACTCGTGATGCGACTGAGATGGGTGAGCTTTATTCATGGTTGGGTCTGTCGGTTGGGATCAACTTGGCAGCCAAATCACCTTTTGAAAAGCGTGAAGCCTATAACTGCGATATCACTTACTCCACCAACTCGGAGATTGGTTTCGACTACCTTCGTGATAACATGGTGGTGCGTGCAGAAGATATGGTACAGCGCCCGCTCAACTATGCCTTGGTCGATGAAGTTGACTCAATCCTGATCGACGAGGCCCGTACACCTTTGATCGTTTCAGGTCCTCAAGGCTCAGAAACAAACCAGCTCTATTTCTTGGCGGATAAGTTGGTCAAATCTTTGGATCGCGACGACTATATCATCGATGTACCGTCTAAAACCATTGGTTTGGCGGATTCAGGGATTGACAAGGCTGAGAAATTCTTCAAGCTGGACAACCTCTATGATATTGAGAACGTGGCTATTACCCACTTCTTGGACAATGCCCTCCGTGCCAACTATATCATGACCTACGATGTTGACTATCTGGTCAATGAAGAGCAGGAAGTCATGATCATCGATCCATTTACAGGTCGTACCATGGAAGGACGTCGCTATTCTGACGGTCTGCACCAGGCTATTGAAGCCAAAGAAGGTGTACCTGTCCAGAATGAATCCAAGACGTCTGCCTCTATCACCTATCAGAACCTCTTCCGTATGTATAAGAAATTGTCTGGTATGACGGGTACTGGTAAGACAGAAGAGGAAGAATTCCGAGAAATTTACAATATCCGCATCATTCCTATCCCAACCAACCGTCCAATTCAACGTATCGACCATGAAGACTTACTCTATCCAAACTTGGAATACAAGTTTAATGCTGTAGTGCGTGATGTCAAAGAACGTTACCAAAAAGGTCAACCAGTTCTTGTCGGTACTGTTGCGGTTGAGACCTCTGACTTGATTTCTCAAAAATTGGTGGCTGCAGGGGTTCCGCACGAGGTTCTTAATGCTAAGAACCACTACCGTGAAGCCCAAATTATCATGAACGCTGGTCAGCGTGGTGCTGTTACTATTGCCACCAACATGGCCGGTCGTGGTACGGATATCAAGTTGGGTCCTGGTGTGCGTGAACTTGGCGGTCTTTGCGTTATCGGTACGGAGCGCCATGAGAGCCGCCGTATCGATAATCAGCTCCGCGGACGTTCCGGTCGTCAAGGGGATCCAGGTGAATCACAATTCTACTTATCCTTGGAAGATGATTTGATGAAACGCTTTGGTTCAGAGCGAATCAAGGCCTTCATGGAGCGGATGAACTTGTCTGAAGAAGAGTCTGTCATCAAGTCTGGCATGTTGACTCGTCAGGTTGAGGCGGCGCAGAAGCGTGTCGAAGGAAACAACTACGATTCTCGTAAACAGGTCCTTCAGTATGATGATGTTATGCGTGAACAGCGCGAGATTATCTACAGCCAACGCCATGATGTGATTACTGCTGAACGCGATTTGGGTCCTGAAATTCGCTCTATGATTCAGCGGACAATTGAGCGCCTGATTGACTCCCATAAGAGCTTCAGTCGTGAAGAGGCCTTGGATTCAATTCTCAAATTTGCTCATGCCAATTTGGTTGACGAGGAGAGTTTGCGCCTATCTGATTTGGAAGACCTCAGCTATGGGGAAATTGCAGATGAATTGTACGACAGAGCCATTGCGGTTTATGATTCACAGCTTGCCAAATTAAAAGATGAGGACCGTATTCGCGAGTTCCAAAAAGTCTTGATTTTGCGTGTAGTGGATAATAAATGGACAGATCATATCGATGCTCTGGATCAATTGCGAAATGCAGTTAGTCTGCGTGGTTATGCTCAGAACAATCCGATTGTCGAGTACCAGTCAGAAGCCTTTACCATGTTCAATGACATGATTGGTTCGATTGAGTTTGATGTGACGCGTTTGATGATGAAGGCTCAGATTCACGACAATATTGAACGTGAACGTGCAGCCCATGAGGCACATACAACAGCAGTTAAGAATATCATCCCACCGACTCGTGCAGTTCCGAAAGAGGCCTTTGAGGGTGTCGATCGCAATGCACCATGTCCATGTGCTTCAGGGAAGAAATTTAAAAACTGTCACGGAAGACAGTAA
- the acpS gene encoding holo-ACP synthase gives MIIGHGIDLQEIAAIAAAMEGKPRFVEKVLTESERERFSSLSGRRQVEFLAGRWAAKEAFVKAMGTGIGKIGFQDLEILPDEKGRPVVTKSPAACKVWLSISHSGNFVQASVILEEEDES, from the coding sequence ATGATTATTGGTCACGGTATAGATTTACAGGAAATCGCAGCGATTGCGGCAGCAATGGAGGGCAAGCCCCGTTTTGTAGAAAAGGTGCTGACTGAATCAGAGAGAGAACGGTTTTCGAGCCTGTCTGGGCGCAGACAAGTTGAATTTTTGGCTGGTCGTTGGGCGGCAAAAGAAGCCTTTGTCAAGGCCATGGGAACGGGGATTGGAAAAATCGGTTTTCAGGATTTGGAGATTTTGCCGGATGAGAAGGGGCGTCCAGTGGTCACAAAATCGCCTGCAGCCTGTAAAGTTTGGCTGAGTATCAGTCATTCAGGGAATTTTGTCCAGGCCAGTGTCATTTTGGAGGAAGAGGATGAAAGCTAG
- the alr gene encoding alanine racemase, whose amino-acid sequence MKASIHRPTVAKVKVGNIGHNFDRLTENLPARTKKFAVVKAGAYGHGAVEVARELSSKADGFCVSNMDEALELRQAGLEHPILILGVVPIDCIPLARQTNISLTVSSLDWWHLVQEAGLELDGLSVHIKVDTGMGRLGFRNVEEITELIEELAAADVDFEGIFTHFAAADQADDCYYQEQLQNFRSILDQLTSLPDLIHASNSAASIWHPDAVFNMIRLGDALYGLNPSGRELELPYALLPALSLESQLVQTKLLDAGQKIGYGMTYESQGDEYIGTVPIGYADGLLRAMQGFSVLVDGEPCPIVGRVSMDQITIRLPKPYPLGTKVTLIGQDGDREITVQDWADYVGTINYEVVCLLSSRIYRQYIE is encoded by the coding sequence ATGAAAGCTAGCATACATCGGCCCACAGTAGCTAAGGTGAAGGTGGGCAATATTGGTCACAACTTTGATAGGCTGACAGAGAATCTGCCAGCTCGAACGAAGAAGTTTGCGGTTGTTAAGGCCGGTGCCTATGGCCATGGGGCTGTGGAAGTGGCGCGTGAATTGTCATCCAAGGCAGATGGCTTCTGTGTTTCCAATATGGACGAGGCCTTGGAGCTCCGCCAGGCCGGTCTGGAACATCCAATTTTGATTCTTGGTGTGGTCCCAATCGACTGCATTCCTCTGGCCCGCCAGACAAATATTAGTCTGACAGTGTCTAGTCTGGATTGGTGGCACTTGGTGCAGGAGGCAGGATTGGAACTGGACGGCCTGTCTGTCCATATCAAGGTGGATACAGGTATGGGGCGTCTGGGTTTTCGGAATGTTGAGGAAATCACTGAACTGATTGAAGAATTGGCAGCTGCTGATGTAGATTTTGAAGGTATCTTTACCCATTTTGCGGCTGCAGACCAGGCAGACGATTGCTATTATCAGGAACAGTTGCAAAATTTCCGGAGCATTCTGGACCAATTGACAAGCCTGCCGGATTTGATTCATGCTAGTAATTCTGCGGCCAGTATCTGGCATCCAGATGCTGTTTTCAATATGATTCGCCTGGGGGATGCTCTCTATGGCCTCAACCCAAGCGGTCGGGAGTTAGAACTGCCCTATGCTCTTCTGCCGGCCCTGAGCTTGGAGTCCCAATTGGTACAGACGAAGCTCTTGGACGCGGGCCAAAAGATAGGTTATGGTATGACCTACGAGAGCCAGGGGGACGAGTATATCGGGACGGTGCCAATTGGCTATGCAGATGGCCTGTTGCGGGCTATGCAGGGATTCTCAGTTCTTGTTGATGGGGAGCCTTGTCCGATTGTTGGTCGTGTCTCCATGGATCAGATTACCATTCGTCTACCAAAACCTTATCCCCTGGGGACCAAGGTAACCTTGATTGGTCAGGATGGGGACCGAGAAATCACCGTCCAAGACTGGGCAGATTATGTGGGGACTATCAATTATGAGGTGGTTTGTCTGCTGTCTTCACGCATTTATCGACAATATATAGAATAG
- a CDS encoding IS30 family transposase translates to MKNKHLTLSDRNDIQIGIEQLKPFSAIAAKLGKDPSTISKEVRRNRVVKENSVTSNCDSCPLLKKAPYVCNACPKKRINCGYQKQFYYAKRAQLDYEAKLSDSRTGVALNKEEFYRMDEIVSAAIQKGQHLNHIIASNELSASRASIYRYLEKGYLSTKPIDFPRVVKFRKRRTRNLQPIPKIAKEGRSYEDFQRFLTEKGISYWLEMDTVTGRIGGKVLLTFNLSFCNFIFARLLDNKTANEVAKHLYAIKNDLHQKEMDFCEIFPVILTDNGGEFARVDDIEMDVRGESKLFFCDPNRSDQKGRIEKNHTLIRDILPKGSSFDNLTQEDINLVCSHVNSIKRASFNGKSAYELFTFTYGEELATLLGISKIDPENVIQSPRLLDK, encoded by the coding sequence ATGAAAAACAAACACTTAACTCTCTCTGATCGCAACGATATTCAAATAGGAATTGAACAACTTAAGCCCTTCTCAGCTATAGCAGCTAAGTTAGGTAAAGATCCTTCTACAATCTCAAAAGAAGTTCGGAGAAATCGAGTGGTTAAAGAAAATTCTGTGACATCTAATTGTGATTCTTGCCCTCTACTCAAAAAGGCTCCCTACGTTTGTAATGCCTGTCCGAAAAAGAGAATCAATTGCGGATACCAGAAACAATTCTACTACGCAAAAAGAGCTCAGCTTGATTACGAAGCTAAGCTCTCAGACTCGAGAACAGGTGTTGCCCTAAACAAGGAAGAATTCTATCGTATGGACGAGATTGTCTCTGCAGCCATCCAAAAGGGACAACACCTCAACCATATCATCGCCTCAAACGAACTTTCGGCATCCAGAGCTTCTATCTACAGATACCTTGAAAAAGGCTATCTGTCCACAAAGCCCATTGATTTCCCCCGTGTCGTGAAATTCAGAAAGCGGAGAACCAGAAACCTACAACCCATTCCTAAAATTGCCAAAGAAGGACGGTCTTACGAGGACTTCCAACGCTTTCTCACAGAGAAAGGAATCAGCTATTGGCTGGAAATGGACACCGTTACTGGACGGATCGGCGGAAAGGTACTTCTCACCTTTAACCTCTCCTTCTGTAACTTTATCTTCGCTCGATTACTTGATAATAAAACAGCTAATGAGGTCGCTAAACATCTCTACGCTATCAAGAATGACCTACATCAGAAAGAGATGGACTTCTGCGAAATATTTCCTGTCATTCTGACTGATAATGGCGGTGAATTCGCCAGAGTGGACGACATCGAAATGGATGTGCGTGGAGAATCTAAGCTATTCTTCTGTGACCCCAATCGTTCTGACCAGAAAGGGAGAATTGAGAAGAATCACACACTTATCAGAGATATTCTTCCTAAAGGAAGTTCGTTTGACAACTTGACACAGGAGGACATCAACCTGGTTTGTTCGCATGTCAACAGCATCAAACGAGCTTCTTTCAACGGAAAATCCGCCTATGAACTCTTTACATTTACCTACGGTGAGGAATTGGCAACACTTTTGGGAATCTCTAAAATTGACCCTGAGAACGTCATTCAATCACCTCGATTATTGGATAAATAA
- the nagA gene encoding N-acetylglucosamine-6-phosphate deacetylase → MPTYIKAKSIILAEQEIENAYLEITENGQFGQILTEEPTGGQIIDHSAYHLAPGLVDTHIHGYASHDVMDNDFEGIKTISEGLLACGVTSWLPTTLTDSTENLDAVCETIGQHAGEETGAKIQGIFLEGPFFTEKYKGAQNPKYMSDPSIEKLDKWYSLSNGLVNKIAIAPEREGVKEFIEFANSKQIHTALAHSDATFAQAQAAVDAGANIFVHVYNGMSGLHHREPGMVGAALSLKDVYAEMICDGHHVHPAAAEIVVKARGAQETVLITDCMRAGGMGEGESRLGEFEVVVKDGTARLKDSGSLAGSILELIQAVQNVVEWDLVSLPDALRMASLAPARSVNIDHVCGQIAPGRAADFIVVDDQGQLKATYLDGVKRFG, encoded by the coding sequence ATGCCAACCTATATTAAAGCAAAATCAATTATTCTTGCTGAACAAGAGATAGAAAACGCTTACTTAGAAATTACAGAAAACGGTCAGTTCGGTCAAATCTTGACAGAAGAGCCGACGGGCGGTCAAATCATTGACCATTCAGCTTATCACCTTGCACCGGGATTGGTCGATACGCATATTCACGGCTACGCTTCTCACGATGTCATGGACAATGACTTTGAGGGGATTAAGACTATTTCAGAAGGTCTGTTAGCTTGCGGTGTGACCTCGTGGCTGCCAACGACCTTGACAGATTCCACAGAAAATCTGGATGCGGTCTGTGAAACCATTGGGCAACATGCTGGTGAGGAGACCGGTGCGAAAATTCAAGGAATCTTCCTCGAAGGACCATTTTTCACTGAAAAATACAAGGGTGCCCAAAATCCAAAATACATGAGTGACCCTTCGATAGAGAAATTGGACAAGTGGTACAGTCTTTCCAATGGCTTGGTCAATAAGATTGCCATTGCTCCAGAGCGCGAGGGCGTTAAGGAATTTATCGAATTTGCCAACAGCAAGCAAATCCATACAGCGCTAGCGCATTCGGATGCGACTTTTGCACAAGCGCAGGCAGCAGTTGATGCAGGTGCCAATATCTTTGTCCATGTCTACAACGGGATGAGCGGTCTCCATCATCGTGAACCGGGTATGGTGGGCGCTGCGCTTAGTCTCAAAGATGTCTACGCAGAAATGATCTGTGACGGCCATCATGTCCACCCTGCAGCAGCTGAAATTGTTGTCAAAGCCAGAGGAGCGCAGGAAACGGTCTTGATTACGGACTGCATGCGGGCTGGTGGTATGGGCGAGGGCGAGTCTCGTCTGGGTGAATTTGAAGTCGTGGTCAAAGACGGCACAGCTCGCCTCAAAGACAGCGGTAGCTTGGCTGGTTCTATCTTGGAGCTTATCCAAGCGGTGCAAAATGTGGTCGAGTGGGACTTGGTCAGCCTGCCTGATGCCTTGAGAATGGCCTCTCTTGCACCAGCACGGTCTGTCAACATTGACCATGTCTGCGGTCAAATCGCTCCAGGTCGCGCAGCAGATTTCATTGTCGTGGATGATCAAGGTCAGCTCAAAGCGACCTATCTGGACGGTGTGAAGCGCTTCGGATAA
- the lacD gene encoding tagatose-bisphosphate aldolase, giving the protein MTKLQLSQAKFDHMTRLSNSDQVIAALAIDQRGALKRLLAAAAGGGEFGDDILIDFKKVISSDLTPYASSILLDAEYGVPASELRHADCGFIAAYEKTGYDASTPGRLPDLLPNWSAKRIKELGADAVKILLYYDVDDKPEINDIKHAWVERIGSECLAEDIPYFVEILTYDASDMDVTSREYAALKPHKVNGAMREFSKPRYNADVLKVEVPVNMNFVEGYTDEEPVYTAEEAKAYFKEQSESTHLPYIYLSAGVSAKLFQETLVFAKEAGSDFNGVLCGRATWKDAVAIFAKEGEEAAKAWLADQGRRNVEELNGVLATTARPWTEKVEVK; this is encoded by the coding sequence ATGACAAAACTACAACTTTCGCAAGCTAAGTTTGATCACATGACACGTTTGTCAAACAGTGATCAAGTCATTGCGGCTCTTGCTATTGACCAACGCGGTGCTTTGAAACGCCTTTTGGCGGCAGCTGCTGGTGGTGGTGAATTCGGCGACGATATTTTGATTGATTTCAAAAAAGTGATTTCAAGTGACCTGACACCTTATGCCAGCTCTATCCTTTTGGATGCAGAATATGGTGTACCTGCGTCAGAATTGCGCCATGCGGACTGTGGCTTTATCGCTGCCTATGAAAAAACTGGTTATGATGCTTCAACTCCGGGTCGTTTGCCAGATTTATTGCCAAACTGGTCAGCAAAACGGATCAAGGAATTGGGCGCAGATGCCGTGAAAATCTTGCTCTACTATGATGTGGATGACAAGCCAGAAATCAACGACATCAAACACGCTTGGGTTGAACGCATCGGTAGCGAGTGTTTGGCAGAAGATATTCCTTACTTCGTGGAAATCTTGACTTACGATGCAAGCGATATGGACGTGACTTCTCGTGAATACGCAGCCCTCAAACCACACAAGGTCAATGGCGCTATGCGTGAATTTAGCAAGCCACGCTACAATGCAGATGTGCTTAAGGTAGAAGTACCGGTTAACATGAACTTTGTAGAAGGCTACACAGATGAAGAGCCAGTCTACACTGCAGAAGAAGCAAAAGCCTACTTCAAAGAGCAGTCTGAAAGCACGCATTTGCCATATATCTACCTCAGTGCGGGTGTATCTGCAAAACTCTTCCAAGAAACTCTTGTTTTTGCCAAAGAGGCAGGCTCAGACTTCAACGGTGTTCTCTGCGGACGTGCAACTTGGAAAGATGCTGTGGCAATCTTTGCCAAAGAAGGTGAAGAGGCTGCTAAGGCATGGTTGGCAGACCAAGGTCGTCGTAACGTGGAAGAACTCAATGGAGTTCTAGCTACAACAGCCCGTCCTTGGACAGAAAAAGTAGAAGTGAAATAA
- a CDS encoding pyridoxamine 5'-phosphate oxidase family protein, producing the protein MELKEVMQLLEEMKLGVFASLDQDGNPHARHIHITAATEDGIFFMTSPETHFYKQLMGDPRIALTAMSEDGYLLQVVRIEGLVRPVENDYLKTIFADNPYYQHVYKDEDSNDMQVFQLYEGKGFYHSLTQGHKYVFSIGKGASGTIRTL; encoded by the coding sequence ATGGAACTAAAAGAAGTCATGCAATTATTGGAAGAGATGAAGTTGGGGGTTTTTGCGAGCTTGGATCAAGATGGAAATCCGCATGCCCGTCACATTCATATCACAGCGGCCACTGAGGATGGGATTTTCTTCATGACCAGTCCCGAAACTCATTTTTATAAGCAATTAATGGGGGATCCGCGTATCGCTTTGACAGCCATGTCAGAAGATGGTTATCTGCTTCAGGTCGTGCGGATTGAAGGCTTGGTTCGTCCGGTGGAAAATGATTATTTGAAGACCATTTTTGCGGACAATCCTTATTACCAGCATGTTTACAAGGATGAGGATAGCAATGACATGCAGGTCTTTCAATTGTATGAGGGGAAAGGCTTTTACCATAGTTTGACCCAGGGACATAAGTATGTCTTTTCAATCGGTAAGGGTGCATCTGGCACCATTCGGACCTTGTAA
- a CDS encoding metal-sulfur cluster assembly factor, translating into MREDIKLNERAEVLSEQLIAVLETIYDPEIELDIYNLGLVYEITVDEAGLCKVIMTFTDAGCSCADTMPGELIAALKTIDGIEDAQVEIVWSPAWKMTRISRLGRITLGISPR; encoded by the coding sequence GTGAGAGAGGATATTAAACTCAACGAGAGAGCCGAGGTGCTGTCTGAGCAGCTAATTGCTGTTTTGGAAACCATTTATGATCCGGAAATTGAATTGGACATCTACAATCTTGGTTTGGTCTATGAAATCACTGTGGATGAGGCTGGTCTATGCAAGGTCATCATGACCTTCACGGATGCAGGTTGCTCCTGTGCAGATACCATGCCGGGTGAATTGATTGCAGCCCTAAAAACCATTGACGGAATCGAAGATGCCCAGGTGGAAATCGTTTGGTCACCGGCCTGGAAAATGACCCGTATCAGCCGTTTGGGACGCATTACACTGGGAATTAGCCCGAGATAA
- a CDS encoding IS110 family transposase, giving the protein MDVLYQSCAGIDIHQANIVVCILHGPLTSTRPKRETATFDTTTKGLRACHDFLSQFHVEAVGMESTGVYWRPVWHALCDDFKLILAQPAHMKAIPGQKTDKKDAHWIAKLTRIGLLPRSFVPDETIQELRELTRQRKHYVESRNRETNRIHKILQSGGIKLTTYIEDIMGLSGRNLLQLLVDGTPITPRIVHQSVYTSLKKKVPQLLEALDGYFSDHHRFMLKQSLEIYDFYQKQIELLEERMNVYLSQYENHVEILDSIPGIDVITASVIISEVGVDMSQFPTAGHLASWAGLCPGNNESAGKKRSTKIRHGNSYLKKCLCQAAFAVKKQKGSPLADRFYQIQSRRGSQKATIALAHQLLKIAYILLKEQITYPEFLAQKKTTRDELVA; this is encoded by the coding sequence ATGGATGTTCTCTATCAATCTTGTGCAGGTATTGATATCCATCAAGCCAATATCGTTGTCTGTATCCTACATGGACCACTCACCTCAACTCGTCCAAAGCGTGAGACGGCTACGTTTGATACAACGACTAAAGGCCTACGTGCTTGCCACGATTTTCTCAGTCAATTTCATGTGGAAGCTGTTGGTATGGAAAGTACAGGTGTTTATTGGCGACCTGTCTGGCATGCTCTATGTGATGACTTCAAGTTGATACTCGCTCAACCAGCCCACATGAAGGCTATTCCAGGTCAGAAAACCGACAAGAAGGATGCTCACTGGATAGCCAAATTAACACGGATTGGGCTGCTTCCTCGGAGTTTCGTTCCCGATGAAACCATTCAAGAATTGAGGGAGTTGACCAGACAACGAAAACATTATGTGGAAAGTCGCAATCGAGAAACCAACCGTATCCATAAAATTCTTCAGTCAGGTGGCATCAAGCTAACAACCTATATCGAAGATATTATGGGGCTATCTGGTCGCAATCTCCTTCAGCTACTGGTTGATGGGACGCCTATTACACCTCGTATTGTCCATCAATCAGTTTACACCAGCTTGAAGAAGAAAGTGCCGCAGCTTCTGGAAGCCTTGGATGGCTATTTTTCTGACCATCACCGCTTCATGTTAAAGCAGTCCTTAGAGATTTATGATTTTTATCAGAAGCAGATTGAGTTGTTGGAAGAGCGAATGAATGTCTATCTATCACAATATGAAAACCATGTAGAAATATTGGATTCCATCCCAGGCATTGATGTCATTACAGCCTCCGTTATTATTTCTGAGGTTGGTGTTGACATGAGTCAGTTTCCTACTGCTGGACATTTAGCTTCTTGGGCTGGACTTTGTCCAGGTAATAATGAGAGTGCTGGTAAAAAACGAAGTACCAAGATTCGACACGGAAATTCTTATTTGAAGAAATGTTTATGCCAGGCCGCTTTCGCTGTCAAAAAACAAAAAGGAAGTCCTCTAGCAGACCGATTTTATCAGATTCAAAGTCGGCGTGGTTCACAAAAAGCAACAATTGCACTCGCACATCAATTATTAAAAATAGCTTATATCCTTTTAAAAGAGCAGATAACGTATCCTGAATTTTTAGCACAGAAAAAGACTACTAGGGACGAGCTAGTAGCCTAA